Within Verrucomicrobiota bacterium, the genomic segment GCTGTTTCACTTCGGAGCGGGTCAATTTTCCGACGCCGGCCACATCTTTCTCGGCGCAGCCCTGGCTTTTGCGGCCGGCACATTTGTCTGCATCGCGACGAGTGATTTGTTGCCCGAACTGCAGTTCCACGCGCACGACCGCGTCAAGCTATCCTTCGCCCTGTTGGCGGGCCTGATTCTGGCCGCGGCCATCGGCAAATTCGAAACCACCGGCCACGAACATCATCATCCGCCCATCGTCTGGCCCGACCAATCCGTGCCGTGAATCCTGAGTGACTCAAACGGTTGCCCTACTTGAACCGGGTGATCTTGACACGATAATCAGTCGGCCCTTTTTCAAGATGTTCCCAACCGAACGCGCCGGGGAATTCGGCGGCGAATTGATAGTAAAGCGGGACGGGGTCGTGGTCATTCAACAGGATGAAATGGTCGCCCAACGGCAAGTCGCGCCACGTTTGCATGATCAGCTTGTGTTTGATGGAGCAGGGAATTGGGCGCACATCCATCACTTTGTCCGCGCCGATGTGCGGCTCTGTCTGCGTCGTCATTTAATTTCCTTTCGTTTGATTGCTCCGGCCGGTTTACCAGGCGATGCCAACACGAGCGCGGCCGTAATCGCTCATCATGGCGGGATTCCACGGCGGGTCCCAAATCAGTTCAACCTCCACTTCCTCCACGCCTTCGAGATTGAGCAAGGCGGTTTGCACGCCCCAACTGAGGCTCTCGTGCATCGGACAACCCGGCGTGGTGAGCGTCATCTTCACCGTCACCTTGCCGCCGGTCAGGTGGATGTCGTAAATCAAACCGAGATCGACGATGTTGCAATCCAGCTCGGGATCGAGGACCTGCTGCAAGGCTTCGCGAATCGTGGTTTCATTCACGTGGGTCGTTGTCATAGATTGCCTTTCAACGCTGGCCGCAACCCCAGCGGCTCGATTTTCGGTTGGAACAAATGCAGCAGGATTTTCCCCATGTTCATTGCAAACAACACGAGACTCGCCGCCAGCAACGAACAACTCCATTGCACTGCGCTTTCATTGCCCGAAACAATTGACACACTGGTTGCTGCCAATCCCACGACGAACATCCAGTAGCCCAACGCTTGCAACCGCGGCGAGTAGAGATCGGCCAACGATGGAATCTTGCTGCGGCCGATTTCCCGGCTGTAACGGGCATACCAGACCAGGAACGGAACAATTTTGTAGAGCATGCCGAGGATGGCGAACGTCACCACGCCGATCAACGCGAGGAAGCCATAAACATTTTCCAACTGCGTCGAGAAGCGGGTCATCGGCAGAGTCGGCCAGCAAAGAATGATTCCCAGCAGCGACAGCGGCAACAGCAGGCTGATGGCGGTCAGAAAATATTTCAGCCCCCAATCAAGATGCCGCCGTTTGCGCGCGCGCAACATGGCCCGCATCTCCACGCCGTAAAAGGCCAGTCCGGAAATGACGACGAACACGAACGCCAGTTTCCAGGGACTGCCAAACAAAATGGTCAAGAAAAGTCCCAGCAAGCCCACATTCAACAGTCCAATCGACCAGGCGGCGCGACGATGACTCTGCACTTCGCCCAGCGCAAACATCGGCACGAGTTTGTAGGAGACGGCCACCAGCATCATCACGAAAAATCCCAGGCCGCCGAGATGGGCGTGGGCGTGCATGAGCGAAATGGCATAGAACGGACTGATCTGCGGCCAGCATTTGGCGGACACCATGAACAGACCCGCGCACAGGGTCATCAACAGCCAGAACAACGCTGAAGCGATGCCAACAGCGACGACATTCCAGCGCGGGATGCGCGCCAAGGTCCGTCCCAGGTTGTACACAAACAGAATGACGCCGATCCCGAAGATCGAACCGAAGTGGCCGACCTGTTTCATGTTCCAGATCCAGAACATCCAGATCATCCCGGCGAACCCGATGACGTGCAGAACAAACTGCCAGCGCGCCAGCCGTTCACTGTGCAGTCTGGTTTCGAGCGCCACGGGCACGAGTTGATACATCGCGCCCATGACGATGGACGAAATCCAGCCGAGCGTGAACAGGTGCGTCACAGCGATGACATACTGGTTGTAATGATACGTCGCCAGAATGTCCGGCCGTAACACCAGCCACAGAATACCGCTAAACAACGAAAGCATCCCCGTCACCACGAATCGCAACGGCAAACTCACCGACGGCGCGAGGGCGCCAGCGACACCGACGGCTTTGGCTGCCGTGCCGATGGGTTTGGCCAATTTAGGAGCGGTGGATATGGGTAATGAAGCTTCCATCACTTTGTTCCTCCGTCGTCCCGATGAAGCCCCGTTCCTCTAATTGCGCGTAAAGGTGCATCGGACGACGATCCGTCCGTGCGCGCAACTCCGCCCCGGCGGGTAAATCACCCAGAGCCTCCAGGATGACGACGAGCGGCTGCGGCGGCTCCAATCCGCGCGCGTCAACTTCGATCATTTCGTTGCAGGCACAGGCACACCGGGGCGCGTCTTGACGTGATGGCGAGGGTTCTACCGCTTTTTCCGAAACCGGCGCGGCGGTTGAACTGCGCGAGAACAACACTTCCCAATCACCGCTGTTGCTGGGTTTGGCCTCGTGAGAAAAACCCTGTCGCGCCAACACACCGAACAACGGCACCGGCTCGAAGGGCGCGATCAGCAGGAGCTTTTCGCCGTCCTTCAACCGCGCCACCGTTTGCATGATTTTGGAAAACGGTTCGCGACCTTGCGCGATGTCTTCGCGCACATCCAGGCTCACAACGTTGTCATTCATCACGCGGCCAATCTAGCGGCGGACGTGCCCGAACGCTTTGATGCAAATCAAAGTTTATCACTGGTCAGTAAGATTCAACGCCCTGCCCCAAAGCACGCGAAGATTTGACGCGAGTCAAACCTTTCGGTGCTCGAATGTTTAGGCTGCGCCAAATTTTGTGAGAGCTTTGGTGGTGGAAACCTATAACTTTGAACCGGAGTTGAACTGATGACTGATCGAAATGTTGAATCACGGAAAGCCAGGCTGCGGCGGGAAATCAGGCTCGTTTTGATGGTCGCCACCATCGTCACAACAGCGTCCCTGCGCGCTGACTTTCAAGGTGCCACCCACTTGATGCCGTTCGACGAGGAGACGATCAATTACAATAAGACCAAAGCGGACGGTCCGGTGGCGCGCTTGCAGGAGCGCATCGACAAGGGCGAGGTGAAACTCAAACACGATGACACGTTTGGCTATCTCCTCGCGCTGTTGGAGGAATTGAAGGTGCCGGTGTCGTCGCAAATGCTCGTCTTCTCCAAAACCTCGTTTCAGCGGGAACGCATTTCTCCAAAAACACCGCGCGCGCTTTTCTTCAACGACGA encodes:
- a CDS encoding DUF2249 domain-containing protein gives rise to the protein MTTQTEPHIGADKVMDVRPIPCSIKHKLIMQTWRDLPLGDHFILLNDHDPVPLYYQFAAEFPGAFGWEHLEKGPTDYRVKITRFK
- a CDS encoding metal-sulfur cluster assembly factor; its protein translation is MTTTHVNETTIREALQQVLDPELDCNIVDLGLIYDIHLTGGKVTVKMTLTTPGCPMHESLSWGVQTALLNLEGVEEVEVELIWDPPWNPAMMSDYGRARVGIAW
- a CDS encoding cbb3-type cytochrome c oxidase subunit I, encoding MEASLPISTAPKLAKPIGTAAKAVGVAGALAPSVSLPLRFVVTGMLSLFSGILWLVLRPDILATYHYNQYVIAVTHLFTLGWISSIVMGAMYQLVPVALETRLHSERLARWQFVLHVIGFAGMIWMFWIWNMKQVGHFGSIFGIGVILFVYNLGRTLARIPRWNVVAVGIASALFWLLMTLCAGLFMVSAKCWPQISPFYAISLMHAHAHLGGLGFFVMMLVAVSYKLVPMFALGEVQSHRRAAWSIGLLNVGLLGLFLTILFGSPWKLAFVFVVISGLAFYGVEMRAMLRARKRRHLDWGLKYFLTAISLLLPLSLLGIILCWPTLPMTRFSTQLENVYGFLALIGVVTFAILGMLYKIVPFLVWYARYSREIGRSKIPSLADLYSPRLQALGYWMFVVGLAATSVSIVSGNESAVQWSCSLLAASLVLFAMNMGKILLHLFQPKIEPLGLRPALKGNL
- a CDS encoding DUF2249 domain-containing protein; translated protein: MNDNVVSLDVREDIAQGREPFSKIMQTVARLKDGEKLLLIAPFEPVPLFGVLARQGFSHEAKPSNSGDWEVLFSRSSTAAPVSEKAVEPSPSRQDAPRCACACNEMIEVDARGLEPPQPLVVILEALGDLPAGAELRARTDRRPMHLYAQLEERGFIGTTEEQSDGSFITHIHRS